Proteins encoded by one window of Canis lupus dingo isolate Sandy chromosome 10, ASM325472v2, whole genome shotgun sequence:
- the TSPYL6 gene encoding LOW QUALITY PROTEIN: testis-specific Y-encoded-like protein 6 (The sequence of the model RefSeq protein was modified relative to this genomic sequence to represent the inferred CDS: inserted 1 base in 1 codon; substituted 3 bases at 3 genomic stop codons) codes for MGKLGSEGMAGAKAKESRTEGCAIFSGAVAEEEGAEVVEQKPGDEEMEVGEEXKVVNEVKVKAGPWFLNVDLHVSSLEAIQLEVDTINVQADRAVLQLWCKFGQVHQYYLEQKSYIIRNIPSFWVSAFWNXPQLSTLSRGQEADMLRYTANLEVKDFRHPRMGSKFKFLFRRNPLCRNKLIVEEXEVRSSSQVESLATPIIWHPNHELXTFIHRNQGITCSFFTRFSDHNLPEPERIAEIIKEDLWPNLFQYYLLHEGASRARFCQMRKPMEIPLVPIWLTSALGNTPIQDPLPLPAGSALATALGVPIAAFVLTFLQTLMLSTAGLRPSWLFCINITCHVAWFTLFSAKQMML; via the exons ATGGGGAAGCTGGGGTCTGAAGGGATGGCTGGGGCAAAAGCCAAGGAATCAAGGACTGAAGGTTGTGCCATCTTCTCAGGAGCAGTGGCTGAGGAGGAGGGCGCTGAAGTGGTGGAGCAGAAGCCaggagatgaagaaatggaagtgggggagg aaaaagtggTAAATGAGGTGAAGGTCAAAGCAGGTCCCTGGTTCCTGAACGTGGATCTCCACGTGAGCTCCCTGGAGGCCATCCAGCTGGAAGTGGACACTATAAACGTTCAGGCTGACAGAGCCGTACTACAGTTGTGGTGCAAGTTTGGTCAAGTACATCAATACTACCTAGAGCAGAAGAGCTACATCATTCGGAATATTCCTAGCTTCTGGGTCAGTGCGTTTTGGAACTAGCCACAGCTATCCACCTTGAGTAGAGGCCAAGAAGCAGACATGTTAAGGTACACAGCCAACTTGGAGGTGAAAGACTTCAGACACCCTAGGATGGGCTCCAAGTTCAAATTCCTCTTTCGAAGAAACCCCTTGTGCAGAAACAAGCTGATTGTCGAGGAATAGGAGGTCAGATCATCCAGCCAAGTGGAGTCTCTTGCCACTCCAATCATATGGCACCCAAACCATGAACTCTAGACCTTCATTCATAGGAATCAAGGCATCACCTGCAGCTTCTTCACCCGGTTTTCAGACCACAACCTTCCAGAGCCTGAAAGAATTGCTGAGATTATCAAAGAGGACCTCTGGCCAAATCTATTCCAATACTACCTGTTGCATGAAGGGGCCTCCAGAGCTAGATTTTGCCAGATGAGGAAGCCAATGGAGATCCCTTTGGTTCCAATCTGGTTAACCTCTGCCCTCGGAAATACTCCCATACAAGATCCCCTACCACTTCCTGCTGGAAGTGCCTTGGCAACAGCACTGGGTGTGCCTATTGCTGCTTTTGTACTGACCTTCCTTCAAACACTCATGCTCTCAACTGCAGGATTGAGACCTTCATGGCTTTTCTGCATTAACATCACGTGCCACGTGGCATGGTTCACACTCTTCTCAGCCAAACAAATGATGCTATAA